The Pyrus communis chromosome 9, drPyrComm1.1, whole genome shotgun sequence genome has a segment encoding these proteins:
- the LOC137745844 gene encoding BTB/POZ domain-containing protein FBL11 isoform X2, with protein MLLVRCKTWFSEVVSAEVQPQIQLDDLTSIWSFGVEHALDSLPELCASYLARNFMWAMCMDYFVDIPYDLLLSCVKHMDLTVDSEMYLSNALLVWLDANTERMDGLSRNEDVHTGILKEIRVRLLPLWFAAEKRSSCHFSKFADQSVDSIFRLLRIPSTSSIEALANGHLHDLRIRLTKFSKKVNLSSCPQMTSVVLLFSLLPFSNSMEYTLRSIEQSPFNLKHLERESSALLKSLPTLSFEAVQEVDISKCPRLHLETAIECFCKSFPSLRTLKAAFLLNFKISTLRKLLKCPMVCEVDLTIDTTPIISSQVSVVSSSPDITPQISNLPLNCRDMTSFYSGPSLAKLTLEGRSDLYDSDLQYISRFCVCLQYLNLKGCISLTDVGIASVLHRCIKLHSVLVCDTSFGVNSVLALCSSSSNHIAVQQIENEQLDSLAHNLQTLHMGSCKCVDEASLVKLMSQMQKLKTLCLSDTYLSDGALYSFRSSSLEMLDVSNTGVSKAALAHLISGNPGLKCLKARGCRNLSQQESEAQKRAFASSYSCRELHNEIGRTCVLEEIALGWGFSYSSLEALKPAVTSLRKITVGLGGSLGEDGLRKLPTISPMLESIILYFQVISDGTIMSIMENLKNLVVFALYHCLGDISILSFKFSMPNLRTLKLERVTPWMTNNDLVILTQSCTNLVELSLLGCTLLNSESQRIISHGWPGLVSVHLEECGQVTAKGVSSLFRCKALEDLLLRHNGPGIQRSFIFDAASKFPMLRKVSLDLCDASEGDFDIPNYADRYFLSTVKIARCKTEKCGRNVVFLEARRRRVHKETLVLVWNSSTVARTVVKERL; from the exons ATGCTTCTCGTGAGATGTAAAACTTGGTTTTCTGAGGTAGTGTCGGCGGAGGTTCAACCACAAATACAATTGGATGATTTGACTTCTATTTGGAGCTTCGGTGTAGAGCACG CCCTTGATTCTCTTCCAGAATTGTGTGCGAGCTATCTTGCCAGAAATTTT ATGTGGGCCATGTGCATGGATTATTTTGTAGATATTCCTTACGACTTATTACTATCTTGTGTAAAGCACATGGATTTGACAGTCGACAG CGAGATGTATCTTTCCAATGCACTTTTAGTTTGGCTTGATGCTAACACAGAAAGGATGGATGGCTTGAGCAGAAATGAAGATGTCCACACTGGCATTTTGAAAGAG ATCCGTGTGCGCCTTTTGCCATTGTGGTTTGCTGCAG AGAAAAGAAGTTCTTGTCATTTTTCTAAGTTTGCTGATCAGAGCGTTGATTCAATTTTCAGACTACTTAGAATTCCATCCACTAGCTCAATAGAAGCCTTGGCCAATGGTCATTTGCATGACTTACGTATTCGGCTGACAAAATTTTCTAAG AAAGTAAACCTTTCAAGTTGCCCTCAGATGACATCAGTCGTGCTACTTTtttctttgcttcctttttcaaaCAGTATGGAATACACTCTAAGGAGTATTGAACAGTCACCATTTAACCTTAAACATCTTGAACGAGAATCTTCTGCACTACTGAAGTCGTTGCCAACTTTGTCTTTTGAAGCGGTACAAGAGGTGGATATTTCCAAGTGTCCAAGGTTACATCTTGAAACTGCCATTGAATGCTTCTGCAAATCGTTTCCATCTTTAAGAACACTGAAGGCAGCTTTTTTATTGAACTTCAAGATAAGCACTTTGCGCAAACTGCTGAAATGCCCCATGGTCTGTGAAGTTGACTTGACTATTGACACTACTCCAATTATATCATCACAAGTGTCTGTTGTATCCTCAAGTCCAGATATAACACCGCAAATATCAAATTTGCCCTTAAATTGTCGGGATATGACTTCTTTTTACTCTGGACCATCTCTTGCAAAACTCACGTTGGAGGGCCGAAGCGATCTCTATG ATTCAGATCTTCAGTACATCTCCAGATTCTGTGTCTGCTTGCAATACCTAAACCTCAAAGGGTGTATTTCATTAACTGATGTTGGCATAGCAAGTGTTCTACACAGATGTATTAAGCTGCACTCCGTTTTAGTATGTGACACCTCTTTCGGGGTTAATTCAGTTTTAGCTCTTTGTTCTAGCTCTTCCAATCATATTGCTGTCCAACAAATTGAAAACGAGCAATTGGATTCCCTGGCACATAATCTTCAAACACTTCACATGGGAAGCTGCAAGT GTGTTGATGAAGCATCTCTTGTAAAGCTTATGTCTCAAATGCAAAAGCTGAAGACTCTTTGCTTAAGTGATACTTACCTTTCTGATGGTGCTCTATATAGTTTCAGAAGTTCTTCCTTGGAGATGCTTGATGTTTCTAATACTGGG GTTTCAAAAGCTGCTTTAGCTCATCTCATCAGTGGAAATCCAGGTTTAAAGTGTTTGAAGGCGAGAGGATGCAGGAATTTGTCTCAACAGGAAAGTGAGGCTCAGAAGCGAGCATTTGCTTCCTCCTACTCTTGCAGAGAACTGCATAATGAAATAGGAAGAACTTGCGTACTGGAAGAAATTGCACTTGGATGGGGATTTTCTTACTCCTCTTTGGAAGCTCTGAAACCCGCAGTCACATCACTGAGGAAAATAACTGTGGGCTTAGGTGGATCATTAGGTGAAGATGGACTGAGAAAACTACCAACTATTTCTCCTATGCTGGAGTCAATTATTCTTTATTTTCAG GTAATATCTGATGGTACCATTATGAGCATCATGGAAAATCTGAAGAACTTGGTAGTTTTTGCTTTGTATCACTGTCTTGGTGATATATCTATTTTAAGCTTTAAGTTTTCCATGCCAAACCTGAGGACGTTGAAACTTGAGCGGGTGACCCCTTGGATGACCAACAATGATTTGGTTATTCTTACTCAAAGCTGTACAAATCTGGTTGAGCTTTCGCTGCTAGGGTGTACACTTCTGAATTCAG AGTCTCAACGGATAATTTCGCATGGATGGCCAGGCTTGGTTTCAGTCCATCTTGAG GAGTGTGGACAAGTGACAGCGAAGGGGGTTTCTTCTCTTTTTAGATGTAAAGCTCTTGAAGATCTCCTGCTGCGTCATAAT GGCCCTGGGATACAGAGAAGCTTTATTTTTGACGCCGCTTCAAAG TTTCCAATGCTTAGGAAAGTATCGTTAGACTTGTGTGATGCCAGTGAAGGTGATTTTGACATTCCGAAT TATGCAGATAGGTATTTCTTAAGTACTGTCAAGATTGCAAGATGCAAGACCGAGAAGTGTGGCCGGAACGTTGTGTTTCTCGAGGCTCGTAGGAGGCGGGTGCACAAAGAAACCCTTGTACTGGTATGGAACAGCAGCACCGTCGCCAGGACAGTGGTGAAAGAAAGGCTCTAA
- the LOC137745844 gene encoding BTB/POZ domain-containing protein FBL11 isoform X1, whose amino-acid sequence MASTSDDDFITVVCTDPSPIQLSTTPDKEVLISVENILSWDLPAILRHQTVRVQAHRNRLIQHSSYFHGLLSGSFSESGRECIEIEWNLEIFLSILNCLYDSPLRLEVTSDNFLLLFEGALYFGVEMLLVRCKTWFSEVVSAEVQPQIQLDDLTSIWSFGVEHALDSLPELCASYLARNFMWAMCMDYFVDIPYDLLLSCVKHMDLTVDSEMYLSNALLVWLDANTERMDGLSRNEDVHTGILKEIRVRLLPLWFAAEKRSSCHFSKFADQSVDSIFRLLRIPSTSSIEALANGHLHDLRIRLTKFSKKVNLSSCPQMTSVVLLFSLLPFSNSMEYTLRSIEQSPFNLKHLERESSALLKSLPTLSFEAVQEVDISKCPRLHLETAIECFCKSFPSLRTLKAAFLLNFKISTLRKLLKCPMVCEVDLTIDTTPIISSQVSVVSSSPDITPQISNLPLNCRDMTSFYSGPSLAKLTLEGRSDLYDSDLQYISRFCVCLQYLNLKGCISLTDVGIASVLHRCIKLHSVLVCDTSFGVNSVLALCSSSSNHIAVQQIENEQLDSLAHNLQTLHMGSCKCVDEASLVKLMSQMQKLKTLCLSDTYLSDGALYSFRSSSLEMLDVSNTGVSKAALAHLISGNPGLKCLKARGCRNLSQQESEAQKRAFASSYSCRELHNEIGRTCVLEEIALGWGFSYSSLEALKPAVTSLRKITVGLGGSLGEDGLRKLPTISPMLESIILYFQVISDGTIMSIMENLKNLVVFALYHCLGDISILSFKFSMPNLRTLKLERVTPWMTNNDLVILTQSCTNLVELSLLGCTLLNSESQRIISHGWPGLVSVHLEECGQVTAKGVSSLFRCKALEDLLLRHNGPGIQRSFIFDAASKFPMLRKVSLDLCDASEGDFDIPNYADRYFLSTVKIARCKTEKCGRNVVFLEARRRRVHKETLVLVWNSSTVARTVVKERL is encoded by the exons ATGGCTTCGACCTCCGACGACGACTTCATCACCGTCGTATGCACAGACCCCAGTCCAATCCAACTAAGCACCACCCCGGATAAAGAAGTTCTAATTTCTGTCGAGAATATCCTATCCTGGGATTTGCCAGCCATTCTCCGTCACCAAACTGTCAGAGTTCAAGCACATCGGAACAG GCTTATCCAACACTCTTCGTACTTCCATGGACTCCTAAGCGGCAGCTTTAG cgAATCGGGCCGGGAATGTATAGAAATTGAGTGGAACCTGGAAATATTTCTAAGCATTCTCAATTGTTTATATGACTCCCCATTGCGATTGGAAGTTACATCTGATAATTTCCTCCTTCTTTTTGAG GGTGCACTCTATTTTGGAGTGGAGATGCTTCTCGTGAGATGTAAAACTTGGTTTTCTGAGGTAGTGTCGGCGGAGGTTCAACCACAAATACAATTGGATGATTTGACTTCTATTTGGAGCTTCGGTGTAGAGCACG CCCTTGATTCTCTTCCAGAATTGTGTGCGAGCTATCTTGCCAGAAATTTT ATGTGGGCCATGTGCATGGATTATTTTGTAGATATTCCTTACGACTTATTACTATCTTGTGTAAAGCACATGGATTTGACAGTCGACAG CGAGATGTATCTTTCCAATGCACTTTTAGTTTGGCTTGATGCTAACACAGAAAGGATGGATGGCTTGAGCAGAAATGAAGATGTCCACACTGGCATTTTGAAAGAG ATCCGTGTGCGCCTTTTGCCATTGTGGTTTGCTGCAG AGAAAAGAAGTTCTTGTCATTTTTCTAAGTTTGCTGATCAGAGCGTTGATTCAATTTTCAGACTACTTAGAATTCCATCCACTAGCTCAATAGAAGCCTTGGCCAATGGTCATTTGCATGACTTACGTATTCGGCTGACAAAATTTTCTAAG AAAGTAAACCTTTCAAGTTGCCCTCAGATGACATCAGTCGTGCTACTTTtttctttgcttcctttttcaaaCAGTATGGAATACACTCTAAGGAGTATTGAACAGTCACCATTTAACCTTAAACATCTTGAACGAGAATCTTCTGCACTACTGAAGTCGTTGCCAACTTTGTCTTTTGAAGCGGTACAAGAGGTGGATATTTCCAAGTGTCCAAGGTTACATCTTGAAACTGCCATTGAATGCTTCTGCAAATCGTTTCCATCTTTAAGAACACTGAAGGCAGCTTTTTTATTGAACTTCAAGATAAGCACTTTGCGCAAACTGCTGAAATGCCCCATGGTCTGTGAAGTTGACTTGACTATTGACACTACTCCAATTATATCATCACAAGTGTCTGTTGTATCCTCAAGTCCAGATATAACACCGCAAATATCAAATTTGCCCTTAAATTGTCGGGATATGACTTCTTTTTACTCTGGACCATCTCTTGCAAAACTCACGTTGGAGGGCCGAAGCGATCTCTATG ATTCAGATCTTCAGTACATCTCCAGATTCTGTGTCTGCTTGCAATACCTAAACCTCAAAGGGTGTATTTCATTAACTGATGTTGGCATAGCAAGTGTTCTACACAGATGTATTAAGCTGCACTCCGTTTTAGTATGTGACACCTCTTTCGGGGTTAATTCAGTTTTAGCTCTTTGTTCTAGCTCTTCCAATCATATTGCTGTCCAACAAATTGAAAACGAGCAATTGGATTCCCTGGCACATAATCTTCAAACACTTCACATGGGAAGCTGCAAGT GTGTTGATGAAGCATCTCTTGTAAAGCTTATGTCTCAAATGCAAAAGCTGAAGACTCTTTGCTTAAGTGATACTTACCTTTCTGATGGTGCTCTATATAGTTTCAGAAGTTCTTCCTTGGAGATGCTTGATGTTTCTAATACTGGG GTTTCAAAAGCTGCTTTAGCTCATCTCATCAGTGGAAATCCAGGTTTAAAGTGTTTGAAGGCGAGAGGATGCAGGAATTTGTCTCAACAGGAAAGTGAGGCTCAGAAGCGAGCATTTGCTTCCTCCTACTCTTGCAGAGAACTGCATAATGAAATAGGAAGAACTTGCGTACTGGAAGAAATTGCACTTGGATGGGGATTTTCTTACTCCTCTTTGGAAGCTCTGAAACCCGCAGTCACATCACTGAGGAAAATAACTGTGGGCTTAGGTGGATCATTAGGTGAAGATGGACTGAGAAAACTACCAACTATTTCTCCTATGCTGGAGTCAATTATTCTTTATTTTCAG GTAATATCTGATGGTACCATTATGAGCATCATGGAAAATCTGAAGAACTTGGTAGTTTTTGCTTTGTATCACTGTCTTGGTGATATATCTATTTTAAGCTTTAAGTTTTCCATGCCAAACCTGAGGACGTTGAAACTTGAGCGGGTGACCCCTTGGATGACCAACAATGATTTGGTTATTCTTACTCAAAGCTGTACAAATCTGGTTGAGCTTTCGCTGCTAGGGTGTACACTTCTGAATTCAG AGTCTCAACGGATAATTTCGCATGGATGGCCAGGCTTGGTTTCAGTCCATCTTGAG GAGTGTGGACAAGTGACAGCGAAGGGGGTTTCTTCTCTTTTTAGATGTAAAGCTCTTGAAGATCTCCTGCTGCGTCATAAT GGCCCTGGGATACAGAGAAGCTTTATTTTTGACGCCGCTTCAAAG TTTCCAATGCTTAGGAAAGTATCGTTAGACTTGTGTGATGCCAGTGAAGGTGATTTTGACATTCCGAAT TATGCAGATAGGTATTTCTTAAGTACTGTCAAGATTGCAAGATGCAAGACCGAGAAGTGTGGCCGGAACGTTGTGTTTCTCGAGGCTCGTAGGAGGCGGGTGCACAAAGAAACCCTTGTACTGGTATGGAACAGCAGCACCGTCGCCAGGACAGTGGTGAAAGAAAGGCTCTAA
- the LOC137745844 gene encoding BTB/POZ domain-containing protein FBL11 isoform X3, which yields MDEMEYIAALDSLPELCASYLARNFMWAMCMDYFVDIPYDLLLSCVKHMDLTVDSEMYLSNALLVWLDANTERMDGLSRNEDVHTGILKEIRVRLLPLWFAAEKRSSCHFSKFADQSVDSIFRLLRIPSTSSIEALANGHLHDLRIRLTKFSKKVNLSSCPQMTSVVLLFSLLPFSNSMEYTLRSIEQSPFNLKHLERESSALLKSLPTLSFEAVQEVDISKCPRLHLETAIECFCKSFPSLRTLKAAFLLNFKISTLRKLLKCPMVCEVDLTIDTTPIISSQVSVVSSSPDITPQISNLPLNCRDMTSFYSGPSLAKLTLEGRSDLYDSDLQYISRFCVCLQYLNLKGCISLTDVGIASVLHRCIKLHSVLVCDTSFGVNSVLALCSSSSNHIAVQQIENEQLDSLAHNLQTLHMGSCKCVDEASLVKLMSQMQKLKTLCLSDTYLSDGALYSFRSSSLEMLDVSNTGVSKAALAHLISGNPGLKCLKARGCRNLSQQESEAQKRAFASSYSCRELHNEIGRTCVLEEIALGWGFSYSSLEALKPAVTSLRKITVGLGGSLGEDGLRKLPTISPMLESIILYFQVISDGTIMSIMENLKNLVVFALYHCLGDISILSFKFSMPNLRTLKLERVTPWMTNNDLVILTQSCTNLVELSLLGCTLLNSESQRIISHGWPGLVSVHLEECGQVTAKGVSSLFRCKALEDLLLRHNGPGIQRSFIFDAASKFPMLRKVSLDLCDASEGDFDIPNYADRYFLSTVKIARCKTEKCGRNVVFLEARRRRVHKETLVLVWNSSTVARTVVKERL from the exons ATGGATGAAATGGAATACATTGCAGCCCTTGATTCTCTTCCAGAATTGTGTGCGAGCTATCTTGCCAGAAATTTT ATGTGGGCCATGTGCATGGATTATTTTGTAGATATTCCTTACGACTTATTACTATCTTGTGTAAAGCACATGGATTTGACAGTCGACAG CGAGATGTATCTTTCCAATGCACTTTTAGTTTGGCTTGATGCTAACACAGAAAGGATGGATGGCTTGAGCAGAAATGAAGATGTCCACACTGGCATTTTGAAAGAG ATCCGTGTGCGCCTTTTGCCATTGTGGTTTGCTGCAG AGAAAAGAAGTTCTTGTCATTTTTCTAAGTTTGCTGATCAGAGCGTTGATTCAATTTTCAGACTACTTAGAATTCCATCCACTAGCTCAATAGAAGCCTTGGCCAATGGTCATTTGCATGACTTACGTATTCGGCTGACAAAATTTTCTAAG AAAGTAAACCTTTCAAGTTGCCCTCAGATGACATCAGTCGTGCTACTTTtttctttgcttcctttttcaaaCAGTATGGAATACACTCTAAGGAGTATTGAACAGTCACCATTTAACCTTAAACATCTTGAACGAGAATCTTCTGCACTACTGAAGTCGTTGCCAACTTTGTCTTTTGAAGCGGTACAAGAGGTGGATATTTCCAAGTGTCCAAGGTTACATCTTGAAACTGCCATTGAATGCTTCTGCAAATCGTTTCCATCTTTAAGAACACTGAAGGCAGCTTTTTTATTGAACTTCAAGATAAGCACTTTGCGCAAACTGCTGAAATGCCCCATGGTCTGTGAAGTTGACTTGACTATTGACACTACTCCAATTATATCATCACAAGTGTCTGTTGTATCCTCAAGTCCAGATATAACACCGCAAATATCAAATTTGCCCTTAAATTGTCGGGATATGACTTCTTTTTACTCTGGACCATCTCTTGCAAAACTCACGTTGGAGGGCCGAAGCGATCTCTATG ATTCAGATCTTCAGTACATCTCCAGATTCTGTGTCTGCTTGCAATACCTAAACCTCAAAGGGTGTATTTCATTAACTGATGTTGGCATAGCAAGTGTTCTACACAGATGTATTAAGCTGCACTCCGTTTTAGTATGTGACACCTCTTTCGGGGTTAATTCAGTTTTAGCTCTTTGTTCTAGCTCTTCCAATCATATTGCTGTCCAACAAATTGAAAACGAGCAATTGGATTCCCTGGCACATAATCTTCAAACACTTCACATGGGAAGCTGCAAGT GTGTTGATGAAGCATCTCTTGTAAAGCTTATGTCTCAAATGCAAAAGCTGAAGACTCTTTGCTTAAGTGATACTTACCTTTCTGATGGTGCTCTATATAGTTTCAGAAGTTCTTCCTTGGAGATGCTTGATGTTTCTAATACTGGG GTTTCAAAAGCTGCTTTAGCTCATCTCATCAGTGGAAATCCAGGTTTAAAGTGTTTGAAGGCGAGAGGATGCAGGAATTTGTCTCAACAGGAAAGTGAGGCTCAGAAGCGAGCATTTGCTTCCTCCTACTCTTGCAGAGAACTGCATAATGAAATAGGAAGAACTTGCGTACTGGAAGAAATTGCACTTGGATGGGGATTTTCTTACTCCTCTTTGGAAGCTCTGAAACCCGCAGTCACATCACTGAGGAAAATAACTGTGGGCTTAGGTGGATCATTAGGTGAAGATGGACTGAGAAAACTACCAACTATTTCTCCTATGCTGGAGTCAATTATTCTTTATTTTCAG GTAATATCTGATGGTACCATTATGAGCATCATGGAAAATCTGAAGAACTTGGTAGTTTTTGCTTTGTATCACTGTCTTGGTGATATATCTATTTTAAGCTTTAAGTTTTCCATGCCAAACCTGAGGACGTTGAAACTTGAGCGGGTGACCCCTTGGATGACCAACAATGATTTGGTTATTCTTACTCAAAGCTGTACAAATCTGGTTGAGCTTTCGCTGCTAGGGTGTACACTTCTGAATTCAG AGTCTCAACGGATAATTTCGCATGGATGGCCAGGCTTGGTTTCAGTCCATCTTGAG GAGTGTGGACAAGTGACAGCGAAGGGGGTTTCTTCTCTTTTTAGATGTAAAGCTCTTGAAGATCTCCTGCTGCGTCATAAT GGCCCTGGGATACAGAGAAGCTTTATTTTTGACGCCGCTTCAAAG TTTCCAATGCTTAGGAAAGTATCGTTAGACTTGTGTGATGCCAGTGAAGGTGATTTTGACATTCCGAAT TATGCAGATAGGTATTTCTTAAGTACTGTCAAGATTGCAAGATGCAAGACCGAGAAGTGTGGCCGGAACGTTGTGTTTCTCGAGGCTCGTAGGAGGCGGGTGCACAAAGAAACCCTTGTACTGGTATGGAACAGCAGCACCGTCGCCAGGACAGTGGTGAAAGAAAGGCTCTAA